One window of the Tubulanus polymorphus chromosome 11, tnTubPoly1.2, whole genome shotgun sequence genome contains the following:
- the LOC141913310 gene encoding protein Vhl-like, with product MYIDEGSDVDADSLPKSMYSDMPTVVNFANTSERTVDVVWLDFNGRMVWYYTLEPTDSVEMQTYVTHPWVFIDKYSGARMRANRNMVYHPTPNNGNVPTVLIHIPVYKLKERCLQVVSKALHERTDAEKLDIPTTLKHDLLNYAPIQIEAQINIG from the exons ATGTACATAGACGAGGGAAGCGATGTCGACGCCGACAGCCTTCCGAAATCGATGTATTCGGACATGCCGACCGTAGTCAATTTCGCGAACACGTCCGAACGAACGGTCGACGTGGTTTGGCTGGATTTCAACGGACGCATGGTGTGGTACTACACGCTGGAGCCTACCGACTCGGTCGAGATGCAAACGTACGTGACACATCCGTGGGTGTTCATCGACAAGTATTCCGGCGCCAGGATGCGGGCGAATAGAAACATGGTCTATCATCCTACACCAAACAACGGCAACGTGCCGACAGTATTGATTCACATTCCTG tGTACAAGTTAAAAGAACGGTGCTTACAGGTTGTCAGCAAGGCGCTGCACGAGCGAACAGACGCCGAAAAACTGGACATACCGACGACTCTCAAACACGACCTGCTCAACTACGCGCCTATTCAAATCGAAGCCCAAATAAACATAGGCTAA